The genomic stretch GCCTCTTCGACGACGTGGACGTGGTTCTCGCCTGGCACGCGTCCGGGGTGAGCAGCGCGAGCCCCGGATCGAACCTGGCGGTGAAGTCTGCCAAATTCCGCTTCAGCGGCGTCTCGGCTCACGCCGCGAGCGCGCCCGAGCAGGGGCGTTCGGCACTGGACGGCGTGGAGGCCATGAACTTCATGGTCAACCTCATGCGCGAGCACGTGCCGCAGGAGACACGCCTTCACTACGTGATCACGTACGGCGGCGCGGCACCGAACGTCGTTCCCGATTTCTCCGAGGTCTACTATTACGTCCGGCACCCCGATCCCGAGGTCGTGCGCTCGATCTTCGAGCGAGTCGTCGCCGCGTCCGCAGGAGCGGCCGAGGGCACTGGGACCTCCGTCGAATACGAGGTCATAGGGCGCGCGTACTCGCGCTTGCCCATCGTCGCTCTCCAGGAGGTCGTGTACGAAAACCTCACGTCGGTGGGTGGCGTGTTCTACGACGATCAGGAGCTGGCGTTTGCCGAGGCGCTCAAGGGGACGCTTCCGCCGAACCCGAGCGTCGCGTCGGCGGCGACTATCCAACCCTTCGAGCACCGCATGACGTACGCCTCGTCCGACGCCGGTGACGTGAGCTGGAAGGTGCCAGCCGGCACGCTGTCCGCGGCCACCTGGATTCCCGGCACGGCTGCACACTCCTGGCAGGCGATCGCGGCTGGCGGCACCACGATCGGCGTGAAAGGCATGATGGTCGCGGCGAAGACCCTCGCGCTCACGGCTGTGGACCTGTTCAGCGATCCCGCCCGTGTCGCGACGATCCGAGCGGAGTTCGAGAAGAGCCGCGGAGCGGACTTCCGCTACGACCCGCTCATCGGTGACCGCGACCCGCCGCTCGACTACCGGGCCCGTTCCCCCATGCCGTAGACTCATGCGGTCCGTGAGCGTGGGGGATGTCTGCCGACCCCCTCGCGCTGCTTCAGAAGCACTTCGGTTATCCCGCTTTCCGTCCGGGACAGGAGGAGCTCGTGCGCGCGGTTCTCGCGGGCCGCGATGCCCTGGGCATCCTGCCGACCGGGGGAGGCAAGAGCGTCTGCTATCAGATTCCCGCGCTCGCGCTCGGTGGCCTCACGCTGGTGATCACGCCGCTCGTTTCCCTCATGGA from Gemmatimonadota bacterium encodes the following:
- a CDS encoding amidohydrolase produces the protein MPKRALMHVLPLLALTVAVPSAAQMSKSEVASFLDAREERLTDIAMRIWDLAEVGYLEEESSALLAGELEAHGFTVEWGVAGIPTAFVATYGSGSPVIGVLGEFDALPGINQAAVPYRQPIEGKIAGHACGHHLYGTASSAAAIGAAEWLKRTGSPGTIRLYGTPAEEGGSAKVYMVRGGLFDDVDVVLAWHASGVSSASPGSNLAVKSAKFRFSGVSAHAASAPEQGRSALDGVEAMNFMVNLMREHVPQETRLHYVITYGGAAPNVVPDFSEVYYYVRHPDPEVVRSIFERVVAASAGAAEGTGTSVEYEVIGRAYSRLPIVALQEVVYENLTSVGGVFYDDQELAFAEALKGTLPPNPSVASAATIQPFEHRMTYASSDAGDVSWKVPAGTLSAATWIPGTAAHSWQAIAAGGTTIGVKGMMVAAKTLALTAVDLFSDPARVATIRAEFEKSRGADFRYDPLIGDRDPPLDYRARSPMP